A region from the Lentisphaera profundi genome encodes:
- the odhB gene encoding 2-oxoglutarate dehydrogenase complex dihydrolipoyllysine-residue succinyltransferase, translated as MNIEIVVPAAGESVTEADVARWFKEDGEFLELDEPMVELETDKASLTITAPAAGILHIKVAEDETVNVGDVIAILEESAASPASSAADEEVEEETDDASNAEMASPAARKLIAENSISAQDIPATGKDGRITKEDVIQHLAQREKVLNIPSSIPNVQDVAKKVATPAPVAAAPSPAPVANTSARGTRTEKMSRLRRTIAQRLVDAQQEAAILSTFNEVDMSAIMDLRKQHKDEFKEKNEIGLGFMSFFTKATAIALKEFPIMNAQVDGSTILYHDYVDMGIAVSTPKGLVVPVIRDCDELNFSGIEKKIRELALKGRDMDLTPEEMTGGTFTITNGGSFGSMLSTPILNRPQSAILGMHNIVQRPMAVNGKVEIRPIMYLAVSYDHRIIDGSDAVRFLVKIKTLLEDPTRILLEL; from the coding sequence ATGAATATTGAAATAGTTGTTCCCGCCGCTGGTGAATCAGTCACTGAAGCCGATGTCGCCCGTTGGTTTAAAGAAGATGGTGAATTCCTCGAACTCGATGAACCCATGGTTGAACTCGAAACAGATAAAGCTTCATTAACGATCACGGCACCCGCTGCTGGTATTCTTCATATTAAAGTAGCAGAAGACGAAACTGTGAATGTCGGTGATGTCATTGCCATTCTCGAAGAAAGCGCCGCTTCACCTGCTAGCAGTGCTGCTGACGAAGAAGTCGAAGAAGAAACTGACGACGCTTCCAACGCAGAGATGGCTTCTCCTGCAGCCCGCAAGCTCATTGCTGAAAACAGCATTAGTGCTCAAGACATTCCCGCTACAGGAAAAGATGGTCGCATTACTAAAGAAGATGTCATTCAGCACTTGGCTCAACGTGAGAAAGTATTAAATATCCCAAGCTCTATCCCCAACGTTCAAGATGTCGCTAAGAAAGTGGCCACTCCTGCCCCAGTTGCCGCTGCTCCTAGCCCGGCTCCTGTAGCCAATACTAGCGCTCGTGGAACTCGCACAGAAAAAATGTCTCGCTTGCGTCGTACTATTGCTCAACGCCTTGTTGATGCGCAACAAGAAGCTGCAATCCTTTCGACTTTTAATGAAGTTGATATGTCCGCGATTATGGACTTGCGTAAACAGCACAAAGACGAATTCAAAGAGAAGAACGAAATTGGTCTTGGCTTCATGTCTTTCTTCACAAAAGCCACTGCGATTGCTTTAAAAGAATTCCCTATCATGAACGCACAGGTTGATGGCAGTACAATCCTTTACCACGATTACGTAGATATGGGTATTGCAGTATCGACTCCAAAAGGACTCGTCGTTCCTGTTATCAGAGATTGTGACGAACTTAATTTTAGTGGCATTGAAAAGAAAATCCGTGAACTCGCGCTCAAAGGTCGCGACATGGATCTGACTCCAGAAGAAATGACTGGTGGTACTTTCACTATCACAAATGGTGGCTCTTTCGGCTCAATGCTTTCGACTCCTATCTTAAACCGCCCACAAAGTGCTATCCTCGGAATGCACAACATTGTGCAACGTCCTATGGCAGTCAATGGCAAAGTCGAAATTCGCCCTATCATGTACCTTGCAGTTAGCTATGATCACCGTATCATCGATGGTTCAGATGCTGTACGTTTCCTCGTGAAGATCAAAACACTTCTCGAAGATCCAACTCGCATACTACTCGAACTCTAG